Within Triticum dicoccoides isolate Atlit2015 ecotype Zavitan chromosome 1B, WEW_v2.0, whole genome shotgun sequence, the genomic segment tgcacaagttgcctACTGATTTGGCTGCATCACTATACTAGTTGGCTGTCCATGTGTTCTACACTGGACACTAGTTACCCTGCTTAGTTTGCTTGCTGTTTTGTGCTAGGTTGCAGtgttcagttgcacaagttgcctgATTAGTTGGCTGCATCCATGTACTAGTTggttctgtacttcatttgcacatcttctaactatgttttcttttcttctatttcccCCACAGCCTAAAAATGGTTATAATAGGAGGAGAAGCTGATGGCAATGAAGGAGAtgtatttttctcatttttttgcatatttgagttgttttcaacttatccatgtATGCTTATGTCCTTTTTTCATGTTCTTTTGGTTGCTTAATTAGGGTTCTGAAAGTCAGTCCCTTCGCTGGAACTCAAAGTGTGCTGCTAATCGCCAGCCACACCCAAAACATAGTGTTGAGTAGGGAGAGGAAGTTGAGGTAAGGGCATGCTGATTACACATTCACCTTATTTTGGGTCATATAATAATTTTTCCCATACccatgtttttttattttcttaggaTGTTGATTGGTTTCGGGTTGTAAAGCGGACTAAACATGCAGCAGCAGCAGGGCGAGCTGAATCATCTACTAGGGTAAGTAAATCCTTGAATATCAATGTTTCTCGGGTTTTTAGGGGCTAATGAAATTATGATGCCGTTGTCACAACTATTTTTGTTCTAGTTGCTCAATTaccatcttgtagttgacatcactAGTCATCTTGATGTACATATAGTTTTCACATAAGTTGACATGAGTTGGCATCTTTGTAGTTGACATCATTGGTCACCATTTTTGTGCAGGCAGCAGTTGGTGGAGGAGCGGCCTCATCTTCCGCAGCAGATGCTGAGGTATGTGGTTTTTGTGTGTGTGCTTATGAGCTATTGAACTGTTTCTTGCAAACCTTTTTTTAGTTGTTGTTATCTTCTTTCCAACATCATGCTTTATCGTTGCACATCCCCTAGAACTTTTTGTAGTTGTCAGGTCGAGTATGTTTTCCTAGTTTTCTTGCAGGTTGCACACGGGTAGTCTTCAGTTGCCATGATGAGCTTTCTTAGTTGCACAAAAACATCATATTAGTTGGCATGATCCATTTTATGTTTATATAGTTTTTGCAATACTTATCCACATGATCATTGCTAGTTTTTTCACAGTCCAACTTTCTGTCCTGTGTTTAATTTTTTTTTCATCATCAGGCCAGCGGTGGAGTtgaggtggctgcccaggaagatgtGGAGCGACCATCACAAGCTGGCAGGTTAAGGGCATCACCAGGGCGGTTTGCTAAGTTCAACAACTCGCTATCCCCACCACAGAAGTCTGAGCTAGTTTCAAGATTGTTTGGGGGCCTCTTGAACTTATCAGATACACTTCCAGGGGACTTCAGTAAATTCCTGGTTCAGTCCTACCGGCCAGAGACATCTGAAATGGTGTTCCTAGGCAGGGGAAGTATCCGAGTCGATGCTGACAGTGTTCAAAGGGTATTTGATCTTCCTAACAGGGGTCAAAAAGTCAGATATAAAGTTGACAAGGATACAACTAGGAGATTCAGAGAGACTTTCAACATACATGGAGATTCTCATCCCCAGATCACTACATGGACCAAGATGATTAAGGATATGGGGGAAGAATGGATGACACATTCTTTATGGCCTGGCTTGCGGTTGCATTCAACACTTTCCTAGCACTAATTACGGCCCTGAGGCTGAGCCCAAAGTGCTACGGACTTGTGCTAGATCATCAAAACCTCAAGAACACAAACATCTGCCTCTTTGTAGCAGAACACATTAATGAAGCTTTCCGGAACATGGATCAGGTGAAGCAAACTGTTTGCTGCTGCTTGTATCACTTGTTGGTGAGTGAAAACTAGCACTTCCATGTGCTTTTCTTCTTTTTGTGGAGTTATAGTTTCTGGAAATACCCCTCATGATAACTGaaatttggtttttcttttttggttATGCGGCAGATCCTGTACCTTGATGCGCTCGTTCATGACATCCCAGTAAGCAACTGTGCGATACGATCGGATGCATGGGACAGTAACCTAATTGCCAAGGTGATCAAGAAGGACACGATCTCTCCTGGTGTGTTCGGCAAATTACAAGTGAGTTCCCTTTTGTTTTTTTCAATAGTGACTATTTTTATGTTCTATTCATTTCTGCCCAGTTTTAATTCCTTGGTAGCTGCATATACGATTTTGAGATCAGCTTTTCGACACTTCTTGGTAGATGCGCAGAAACTGTAATCAGTTGGCACAATCATGCCTGTAGTTGCACAACTTGTAGCTCTAGTTTGGCATGTGGTCACATGTTTCAAGTTGCACAATTTTACTTATCTTGTTGCATAGATGTGTGACAACAGTTGGCAGAAAATTTAATGGCTAGTTGAAGTAGTTTTTGGTTTACTTGCACAAAATTCTACCCAGTTGGTTGCATCCCTTTTTTAGTTGGTTGTTCACATGTTCTGCACTTTGCATTAGTTGCCTTCCTGTTTGTACTAGGTTGGTTGTCTATTAGTCTGCTTAGTTGGGGGTTGGCTGTCCTTATGTTCTGCAGTTGTTTGCATATGTTGTTCAGTTGCACAAGTTGGTAGGAATTTAGATAGAGATTTAGGTAGACACTTTTTGGTAGTTGCGCAAAAACTGTAATCAGTTAGCACAATAATGCCTGTAGTTGCGCAGCTTGTAGCTCAAGTTTTGGCATGTGGTCACATGTTCATTTTTGTATGAGACATCATATGTTTCAAGTTGCACAATTTTACTTATCTTGTTGCACAGATGTGTGACAACAGTTGGCAGAAACATTTTTTTCAAGTGACCTGTGAGGTGCACTTTTTTTTGGTTTATGCAGTTGCATTCATGTAGAATCATGTCTGCCCAGcattttgttgtagttgcacaaGTTATAACATTCTGTTTTCCGTTCAACACTATATCTGTTTTGATAACCTTGtccttttctttttctccttttcacATCAGCTTAAAGAGGGGTATAGGGGCACGGAGCAGACACCGCTGTTTGGTGGTCTTTTGCAAGCTCAAGCATTTGTTGCATCCAAATTACCACTAACGTATAATCCGTAGGTAAGTCTTCTGCATAAAGGAGTTCGATCATTTAccgacatttcttttttttcacTGTTTATAATTGAATGAGTACTCAATTTTTTGTTGTGTTGATGCAGAAAAAGGCAAAGATCCAAAGTGGTCAATGACTTGTGCAAGGCAGTAACTGAACAGGTTGGCACCTTCGTTGAAGCAGTTGCCAAGATCGATGATGAGGAACCGGATGTTGATCCATATGTACATCAGACATCAACAGGAACCGCTCCGTCACGCCGTGCTCCAAAAAGGAAGAGACGGGTTTCACCTATACAACAAGAAGAAGAGTCCGATGAGGAGGAGTCGGAAGAAGATGATGAAATGGAAGTACCACAAGATGTTGAAGACGACGGGGAGACAGATgaggatgaatcagaggaggaggacaaagaggaggatggcaaagaagaagaggatgatgaggaggaggaggaggaggaggaagaggaggaggaggaagaggaggaggaggaggacaaagaaaaggaggacaaaggagaggaggagggcaaggaagaagatagtgaggcagaggaggaggaacaagaaaatgaggccaaagaagagatggaaacaAAGCTGCAACAATCGATGGTAGTGAGGGGGAGGGAGATGACGAGGATGCCGATCCTGATGATCAAGAGGGATCCAATGGAGGCAGTGACAGttcagatgatgatgatgaaaatgcCCCTGGTTCTTGTGGTACATGCGGCAACACAACCAGGGTGAGTAGCAGATCTGCCAACCCAGCCAGCAGCAGCAACTCAATGAGCAACAGGAGCACACTACAGATGTTAATTGACAAAACTTGCTGGAAAGACAAGAATCTGCCAAAGTCAAAGAAAAATGATGAAGCGGACTCTCAGGGCAACATTGACATGTTCAAGCTGTGCAACATGAAGCCAGCTTTGCCAACCACCTTCCCTGTGCCAGATTTTCATGAGCGAGAGTTGTGTGACAAGATTGATTTTGATGTTGACCAGAATCTGTTCGTCTTGAGTGAGGCTGAAAAGAATCCAGTTGACATGGAGGAAGCAGGGAAGGGTCTTGATTGGGTTCATTTGAAGGAGAAATACAAGGAATATTTGAAGCATCTTCCAGATATCAGCTCCAGCAAGAGCAAGGCAGCATCTGTGGCAAACCCTCATGTGGTCCAGAAGAGCAAAGGAGTTACAATGAAGAAGAATCTGAAGTTGCCTCAAACCAAGCAACAGATGCCGAGGGCATATGTAGAAATAAATGTGGACAAGGAAGCTGTGGCTCAAACTGTTGTGCAAACTGTAGTGATCAGAGAGCCAACCACCACTCAAGATGTGTCAGCAATACCTGTTGAGCCTACAACCATCATAGGAGTTCAACAGATCAAAGGGAAAATTTCTTTGTCAACAGCCCCACCTAAACCAGCTAAGCAACAAAAGATTGTCAAGTTTTCCAAGGGCACAAAGGAGGAATAGGGTAGAAAAGGTGTGGGGTCTAGACACGAGACAGAAGAACCTGCCACAGCCAACGCTGTAGGACTGCCAAGTTCTGCTAGTTTGGTGCCAACTCGGGCTGCAAAGCTGCCAACTGTAGATACCAGTGTACCAACTGAAGTGGTCACAGTCAAAACTAGCAGAGTTGTCCAGGAAGACTCAAATGCAACCGCAAGCCCCAAGATGACAATTCATAGAGATTTTTCAATGCCAAACACAGAAGGGGGTTGTCAATCTATCAAACTACCGTCTCCAAGAGCTATCACAGAGCATCCAAGCAAGTCTACATCACCAAGAGCTGATTTTCAAAACACATTAACACAAGAGGAGGTGTTCAACATTGTAAGCAGGTGCAAGCCTCCCAGGCCACCAACCACAACATTACTGCAAACCAGGTCAGCGAATGATCCACCTGTGAATGTGCCGCAAGAAGATGCCCCTGGCCTTCAACCCAtacgcaaatcaaattcttgcagctatCATGGTGACGGGTACTACGATGCACCAATTTTTGACCTGGGCATAGATGATGATGCTGGGCATGCTGCATCACTTGCTCCAGTAGCACAAGCAGGGGAAGCAAACGTGGTTGTCATAGATGAGGATGAGTTGGACCCAGCAACAGCGAATGAAGGATGTGTTGTTGCTGATGCTAGCAAGGGATTAGCTCACCAGCCAGATGTTGGATCACCAGATAGCTGCCACACCCTGATATGCGAAGAACCAGCAGTTGGCACGAGTAGTTCTTCAGGACCACCTGTTGCATGAAGACAGAGGAGGGTAATAAGGCTCAGAGCATCTCAAAGGTCTCCATTCATTGATTACAACAAAAATAAGACCTTCAAATCTAATGAGGCAGTCAACAAGCTTTATGCTGCCATTGTGTATTGGATCAGGCATATCCCAGGAGCAAATGATGAGAATACCAGGCAAGCCAACTCTCCacagcctatatatatatatctttttttTAGTTGCACAGTACAACCCACTTAGTTGCACAGCAAGCAGAGCATGTTGCACAGAATAGTGCTTTAAATTGCACACTCTTTGTTTTTTTAATTGCAAAGTAGGGTGGTGTAGTTGGGTAGGGCACTGACACTTGTATTGCTACGGTGTTGGAAAGCTAGCAGGGGATGCACGTCTAGGGCGCCCGTTGTGCGATTTTAGGGTGATGGAGAGCGGTAGTTCGTTGTCCAGGGTTGTTGCTGTCAAGGGCAGGGGGTTTGAGATCTGTTCATGATTTCTCCTAGTCCTTCTTCAAGTTCTATGTCGAGTTCAAGTGCTATGTTGTTCTCCCTAGTTGGCTGCAACCATATATTAGTTGGTTGTCCATATGCTCTGCTGTTGCACTAATTGTCTTACACTCTTACTGTTTGTACTAGTCGGTTGTCTACACGTTGTTCAAGTGCACAAGTTTGCCTACTGAGTTGGCTGCATCACTATACTAGTTGGATGTCCATGTGTTCTACACTGGACACTAGTTGCCCTGCTTAGTTTGCTTGCTGTTTTTGTGCTAGGTTGGCTGTCTACGCATCgttcagttgcacaagttgcctgATTAGTTGGCTGTATCCATGTACTAGTTGGTTGTCCGCATGTTTTGCTTTTTTGCACTAGTTGTCATGCTTTAGGTTTGCTCCTGTTTTGTAGTAGGTTGGTTGCCTATATGGTGTTGAGTTGCACAAAGTTGCTTTGTTTCCTATTTTGCATTTATTTTTCCCTAGTCCTTTTGTTTGTCCCAGTTGCACAAATTATCATACTCAACTGGCTGGCTTCAGTAAACTATTTTTCGACCTAGTTATTTCTTGCTTTAGTGAAATTAGTTGGCTTATAAGTTGTGCAGTTGCACAAGGCTGACTGCCCAGTTGGTTGCATTACTGTAGTAGTTGGTTGTCctcatgttttatagtttttttGGCTGGGTGGTACTAAGCACTAGGTGTCATGTTTAGTTGGCTTCCTGTTTGTACTAGGTTGGTTTGCCTATTAGTTTGCTTAGTTGGGGGTTGGCTGTCTATTTTGTCTATTAGATGATGAGAACACCAGGCAAGCCAACTCCCCACAGCCTATATACATATTTTTTTTCAGTTGCACAGTACCACCCACTTAGTTGCACAGCAAGCAGAGCATGTTGCACAGAACAATGCTTCAAATTTCACACTCTTGTTTTTTTTAATTGCacgtttttttctttctttatgtgACCCTTCAAGCTAACTTTGTCTTTCTTTATGCAACCCTGAGATAATCAGGTATGGTAATTTCTTAATTTCTTTGAAGGAGTTAGTTGATTCGATGAAGCCAAAGCAGTGGCTTCCAAAAATTGTTATTGAGACTGGAATCATACACATCATGGATAACTTACCAGAAGGGTCAAAGAAAGTTGTCATGCCACTGAGGTTTTCTGTAAGtttttcaaaaactttatgccctCTTCCTTTTTTGTACCACTTTTGTTGACCAACCAGGGAGTTTTTTCATACCCTAGTGCTTGCGGCATGTTTATAATTTTTTTGCAAATCAATTTACAACAGGGGATCTTCAATGTGAATGAGATAAACAAGAAGTTTGAATACAAGAACCGTCTCGACAAGAAAGATTTGGTGAGTGTTGTGCCCACATGATCCATCTCATATTTGGCACTCAGAGCATGTTCATTTGCACATGACACATCTATTAGTTGGCAAATACCTTCTGCCAACCTGTTTCAACTTTCACATCTCATTTTTGTAGTGTTTTTTCTTACCAACAGTGTGTATCTGTATCTGAATCATTCACCCGTGCAGGTCATGCTGCCAGTGCTTGAGTGCGATAATGTAAACGACTGCGAAGGAGGAAGGCATTATTGGTTCTTTAACATCAACCTGAGGGACGGACGTTTTGAAGTTCTTGATTCAAACAGGAAGCTAGAAGACATTGAGTTGATGCACACCACCTCTACGATTGCGGGGGAAGCACGCCAGCTATGGAGGAAGCATTACCCAAAGAAGAGCATCGAGCATTTCCAGATTATTGACATCGACGTACCAAAGCAGCTT encodes:
- the LOC119301288 gene encoding uncharacterized protein LOC119301288 codes for the protein MKPKQWLPKIVIETGIIHIMDNLPEGSKKVVMPLRFSGIFNVNEINKKFEYKNRLDKKDLVMLPVLECDNVNDCEGGRHYWFFNINLRDGRFEVLDSNRKLEDIELMHTTSTIAGEARQLWRKHYPKKSIEHFQIIDIDVPKQLGNNECGLFALLNATEWNGSLLPNYEPKEVLKLKKKLAYDWVTSTHNSAPWRKVFCWQGADSDFSGHNLDTI